From the genome of Segatella hominis, one region includes:
- the xseB gene encoding exodeoxyribonuclease VII small subunit codes for MAKEEIKYEQAVRELEEIVEKMENDELDIDQLSEQLKRAKLLVKLCKDKLTKADEEIKKLLNEEL; via the coding sequence ATGGCAAAAGAAGAAATCAAATACGAGCAGGCTGTTAGAGAGCTTGAAGAAATCGTAGAGAAAATGGAGAATGATGAACTGGATATTGACCAGCTCTCAGAGCAGTTGAAGCGTGCCAAGCTGCTGGTAAAGCTTTGCAAGGACAAACTCACCAAGGCCGACGAAGAAATCAAGAAACTGCTGAACGAAGAATTATAA
- a CDS encoding branched-chain amino acid aminotransferase — protein sequence MKDLDWSNLSFGYRQTDYNVRCYYRDGKWGEIEVCSDEYLKLHMAATCLHYGQEAFEGLKAYRCPDGKVRVFRMDENAARLQSTCRGILMPEVPTEMFEEMVKKVVRLNQEWIPTYESGATLYIRPLLIGTSAQVGVHPATEYCFLIFVTPVGPYFKGGFSTNPYVIIRDFDRSAPLGTGIYKVGGNYAASLRANSIAHEKGYACEFYLDAKEKKYMDECGAANFFGIKNNTYVTPKSTSILPSITNKSLMQLAEDLGLKVERRQIPEDELDTFEEAGACGTAAVISPISYIDDLDTGKRYNFGEKPGPISKHLYDTLRGIQYGTIEDKHGWTTVVIE from the coding sequence ATGAAAGACTTGGATTGGTCTAATTTGTCATTCGGCTATCGCCAGACTGACTACAATGTTCGCTGTTACTATCGCGACGGCAAATGGGGCGAAATAGAAGTTTGCTCTGATGAGTATTTGAAATTGCACATGGCTGCAACTTGTTTGCACTATGGTCAGGAAGCTTTCGAGGGTTTGAAGGCTTACCGTTGCCCTGATGGCAAGGTGCGCGTGTTCCGCATGGACGAGAACGCTGCCCGCTTGCAGAGCACATGCCGTGGTATTCTTATGCCAGAGGTGCCTACAGAAATGTTTGAGGAAATGGTCAAGAAGGTGGTTCGCCTCAACCAGGAATGGATTCCTACCTACGAGAGCGGAGCTACACTCTATATCCGTCCGCTGCTCATCGGTACAAGCGCTCAGGTGGGTGTGCACCCAGCTACTGAGTATTGCTTCCTCATTTTCGTAACTCCAGTGGGTCCTTACTTCAAGGGTGGATTCTCTACCAACCCATACGTCATCATCCGTGATTTCGACCGCTCTGCTCCTCTCGGAACAGGTATCTATAAGGTGGGTGGCAACTATGCTGCTTCTCTCAGAGCCAATTCTATCGCTCACGAGAAGGGTTATGCTTGCGAGTTCTATCTCGACGCCAAGGAGAAGAAATACATGGACGAGTGTGGAGCTGCCAACTTCTTCGGTATTAAGAACAATACATACGTAACTCCTAAGAGTACCTCTATCCTCCCATCTATCACCAACAAGAGTTTGATGCAGTTGGCTGAAGACTTGGGTCTGAAGGTAGAGCGCCGACAGATTCCAGAGGATGAGTTGGATACATTCGAGGAGGCTGGAGCTTGCGGTACTGCTGCAGTAATCAGTCCTATCAGCTACATCGACGACTTGGATACAGGCAAGCGCTACAACTTCGGTGAGAAGCCAGGTCCTATCTCCAAGCATCTGTATGATACCCTCCGTGGCATCCAGTATGGTACCATCGAGGATAAGCACGGCTGGACTACTGTCGTTATTGAGTAA